In Paeniglutamicibacter kerguelensis, one genomic interval encodes:
- a CDS encoding DsbA family protein produces the protein MNTNPPATDRAPKKAKIIVWALLAAVVVAAIVGYVVAQNNARTAAHEASEASASVTEAPVVRDNSRVLSQAPKEKAVLVEFLDFECESCGAFYPIIEELRGEYSENVTFVQRYFPLPGHLNSMNAAVAVESAAEQGAYEPMYKKMFETQAQWGESADNKSAVFRTYAEDLGLDMAAYDHAVGDPSTQDRVKLDIADGKALGVSGTPTFFLEGKMLTVQSLEQFVAAIAEAAAN, from the coding sequence GTGAACACCAATCCCCCGGCAACCGACCGCGCCCCGAAGAAGGCCAAGATCATCGTCTGGGCCCTGCTGGCCGCCGTCGTCGTGGCGGCAATCGTCGGCTATGTCGTTGCGCAGAACAACGCCAGGACCGCGGCCCACGAGGCCTCGGAAGCCTCCGCTTCCGTCACGGAGGCCCCGGTCGTTCGGGACAACAGCCGGGTGCTCTCCCAGGCGCCGAAGGAAAAGGCGGTCCTGGTGGAGTTCCTGGACTTCGAGTGCGAGTCCTGCGGCGCGTTCTACCCGATCATCGAGGAGCTGCGCGGCGAATATTCGGAAAACGTCACCTTCGTCCAGCGGTACTTCCCGCTGCCCGGGCACCTGAATTCCATGAATGCCGCCGTGGCGGTGGAGTCCGCGGCCGAACAGGGCGCCTACGAACCGATGTACAAGAAGATGTTCGAGACCCAGGCCCAGTGGGGCGAATCAGCGGACAACAAGAGTGCCGTCTTCCGCACCTACGCCGAAGACCTCGGCCTGGACATGGCCGCGTACGACCACGCCGTGGGCGACCCCTCCACCCAAGACCGCGTCAAGCTCGACATCGCAGACGGCAAGGCCCTGGGCGTCAGCGGAACCCCGACGTTCTTCCTCGAGGGAAAGATGCTCACGGTCCAGAGCCTGGAACAGTTCGTCGCCGCCATCGCAGAAGCCGCCGCAAACTAG
- a CDS encoding vitamin K epoxide reductase family protein, giving the protein MTTPATDDPAAVPRHPSPGSPRFARPRTFGFLLLATGAVGWVASAILVLERLALFKDSGHVTSCDVNPWVSCGRVMGTWQSELFGLPNPLIGIVAFAVVLATAMVVLSGAAPGRWYWAGLQAGVTLGTVFVIWLWSQALFEIYILCLYCMVVWAAMIPLFLLLTVRNLVHGVIPAPRAVVRFVAGWAGTLVAIAYVAVAGSVFLRFFPAFTGG; this is encoded by the coding sequence ATGACCACACCGGCCACCGACGATCCCGCAGCCGTTCCCCGGCACCCAAGCCCCGGCAGCCCACGCTTTGCCCGCCCGCGCACGTTCGGCTTCCTGCTATTGGCAACCGGGGCCGTGGGCTGGGTCGCCTCGGCCATCCTCGTCCTGGAGCGCCTGGCCCTGTTCAAGGATTCGGGCCACGTTACCAGCTGCGACGTGAACCCGTGGGTCTCCTGCGGGCGGGTCATGGGCACCTGGCAGTCGGAATTGTTCGGCTTACCCAACCCGCTGATCGGCATCGTCGCGTTCGCCGTGGTCCTGGCCACCGCCATGGTGGTCCTCTCCGGGGCCGCCCCGGGGCGCTGGTACTGGGCCGGGCTGCAGGCCGGGGTGACCCTGGGGACGGTGTTCGTCATCTGGCTCTGGAGCCAGGCCCTCTTTGAGATCTACATCCTGTGCCTGTACTGCATGGTGGTGTGGGCGGCGATGATCCCCCTGTTCCTCCTGCTCACGGTCCGCAACCTCGTCCACGGCGTCATACCCGCACCGCGGGCCGTGGTCCGGTTCGTTGCCGGCTGGGCCGGCACGCTCGTGGCCATCGCCTATGTCGCGGTCGCCGGATCCGTGTTCCTTCGATTCTTCCCGGCCTTCACCGGCGGATAG
- a CDS encoding Tn3 family transposase has product MSVEFLSEEQAGGFGRFLGEPSRADLERFFYLDDADLELIAKRRGDHNRLGFAVQLGTLRFLGVLLADPLDVPWGVVDYLSARLGIADPSIVKKYMQRRPTVHEHAREIRAVYGYRDLVGPVLEDLSAYVYSRAWTHGEGPTVLFELATAWLRRERVLLPGVTTLVRVVQSAREAAQSGVYGVVATAASAVDPRLPVVLRGLLVTDQGDRASRLEALRAGPTRVSGPELDKALGRVAAVRALGAGVVDLSAVPPARVRALARYGIVAKAQSLRRLAEPRRTATLVATVTALEANAVDDALDLFDLLMTTRVLGPSRRAAAAEQLAKLPELAKASRVLARVGARLLRVLEDSGDHVDVAAAWTALEQIAARDQIAEAVVTVGQLVPEGSGTEGAMREQMARRFRTVAPFLRLLATTIPWGATVAGQPLLEALAGLDALRGRRKVRREEIDEALIPPAWHSAVFGRVDEVEVDRDAWVVCVLEQLRLHLRRRDVFATVSTRWADPRAQLLDGPAWDAARGPALRSLSLDVPVSEHLAGKVELLDVAWRGLADAIVGAGPDSSVRLTETEGGKVKLSAAPLDALDVPESLTVLRARVAGMLPRVDLPEILLEVHAWTGFLHAYTHVSGAGPRMSDLPVSVAAVLIAEACNVGLTPVLAEGHPALTRDRLGHVDANYVRSETHAAANALLIDAQSDVPIAASWGGGLLASVDGLRFVVPVRTINAAPNPKYFGRGRGLTWFNAVNDQVAGIGGVVVPGTVRDSLYVLDTMLNLDGGPKPEMVASDTASYSDMVFGIFTLLGYRFSPRIADLADQRLWRATLPGQAPGDYGALNDVARHKIRLEKITDHWDDMARVAASLVTGTVRAYDVLRMLTRDNGAPNPLGAAIAEYGRIAKTLHLLAVVDPTDETYRRSINTQLTVQESRHRLARAIFHGRRGQIYQRYREGQEDQLGALGLVLNAVVLWNTRYTDAAVTALHKAGQEISEVDVARLSPLADQHINMLGRYAFTAPAPDGLRPLQDPAAGQIEL; this is encoded by the coding sequence GTGTCGGTGGAGTTTCTGAGCGAGGAGCAGGCGGGCGGGTTCGGGCGCTTCCTGGGTGAACCGTCGCGGGCTGATCTGGAGCGGTTTTTCTATCTTGACGACGCCGATCTGGAGTTGATCGCGAAGCGGCGTGGAGACCACAACCGGCTCGGCTTTGCCGTGCAGCTTGGGACGCTCCGATTCCTGGGTGTGTTGCTTGCGGATCCGCTTGATGTTCCGTGGGGTGTTGTCGATTACCTTTCGGCCCGACTCGGCATCGCGGACCCCTCGATCGTGAAGAAATACATGCAGCGGCGACCGACGGTTCACGAGCACGCCCGCGAGATCCGCGCTGTTTACGGCTACCGTGACCTGGTCGGGCCTGTCCTGGAAGACCTGTCGGCGTACGTCTACTCGAGGGCGTGGACGCACGGGGAGGGTCCGACTGTTCTTTTCGAGCTTGCGACGGCGTGGCTTCGTCGGGAGCGTGTGCTTCTTCCCGGGGTGACGACGCTCGTGCGGGTGGTGCAGTCTGCGCGCGAGGCGGCGCAGTCCGGGGTGTACGGCGTCGTCGCGACGGCGGCCAGCGCTGTCGATCCGCGGTTGCCGGTGGTGTTGCGCGGGCTGCTCGTGACTGACCAGGGTGACCGCGCGAGCCGTCTGGAGGCGTTGCGGGCGGGTCCGACGAGGGTCTCGGGCCCGGAGCTGGACAAAGCGCTGGGGAGGGTCGCTGCGGTGCGGGCGCTCGGGGCCGGGGTGGTTGACCTGTCGGCGGTGCCACCGGCGCGGGTGCGTGCCTTGGCCCGGTACGGGATCGTGGCCAAGGCGCAGTCGTTGCGGCGTTTGGCCGAACCACGACGCACAGCGACGCTCGTGGCGACGGTCACGGCGTTGGAGGCTAACGCAGTCGATGATGCGCTGGACCTGTTTGATCTGCTGATGACCACGAGGGTGCTCGGCCCGTCGCGGCGTGCGGCGGCCGCGGAGCAGCTGGCGAAGTTGCCCGAGCTGGCGAAGGCCTCGCGCGTCCTGGCCCGTGTCGGAGCCCGGCTGCTTCGCGTGCTTGAGGATTCCGGTGACCATGTCGACGTCGCCGCAGCCTGGACGGCATTGGAACAGATCGCCGCGCGGGACCAGATCGCCGAGGCCGTGGTGACGGTCGGCCAGCTTGTGCCGGAGGGCTCCGGCACCGAAGGCGCCATGCGCGAGCAGATGGCGCGTCGCTTCCGGACCGTGGCACCGTTCCTGCGGCTGTTGGCCACTACGATCCCGTGGGGTGCGACCGTCGCCGGCCAGCCCCTGCTCGAGGCGCTTGCCGGCCTGGACGCTTTGCGGGGCCGGCGCAAGGTGCGGCGTGAGGAGATCGACGAAGCGCTTATTCCGCCGGCCTGGCACTCCGCGGTGTTCGGCCGCGTCGACGAGGTCGAGGTGGACCGGGACGCCTGGGTCGTGTGCGTGCTGGAACAGCTCCGCTTGCACCTGCGCCGTCGGGACGTGTTCGCCACGGTCTCGACGCGCTGGGCCGACCCGCGCGCCCAATTGCTCGATGGTCCTGCTTGGGACGCGGCTCGCGGGCCGGCGCTGCGGTCACTGAGTCTGGATGTCCCGGTGAGCGAGCATCTGGCTGGCAAGGTCGAACTGCTGGACGTCGCCTGGCGAGGCCTTGCTGACGCGATCGTTGGGGCCGGCCCGGACTCGAGCGTGCGGCTGACCGAGACCGAGGGTGGCAAGGTCAAGCTGTCGGCCGCGCCGCTGGATGCCCTCGATGTACCTGAGTCCCTGACGGTGTTGCGGGCACGGGTCGCCGGAATGCTGCCGCGGGTGGACTTGCCCGAGATCCTGCTCGAGGTGCACGCCTGGACCGGGTTCCTTCACGCCTACACCCACGTCTCCGGCGCCGGCCCGCGAATGAGTGACTTGCCGGTCTCGGTCGCGGCGGTCCTGATCGCCGAGGCCTGCAACGTCGGCCTGACACCGGTTCTCGCCGAGGGACACCCGGCGCTGACCCGGGACCGGTTGGGGCATGTGGACGCGAACTACGTTCGCTCCGAGACCCACGCGGCCGCGAACGCCCTCCTGATCGATGCGCAGTCCGACGTGCCGATCGCCGCATCGTGGGGCGGCGGGCTGCTGGCCTCGGTCGACGGGCTGCGGTTCGTGGTGCCGGTCCGCACGATCAACGCCGCTCCGAACCCGAAGTACTTTGGTCGCGGGCGCGGGCTGACCTGGTTCAACGCGGTCAACGACCAGGTCGCCGGGATCGGCGGAGTCGTCGTGCCCGGCACGGTGCGCGACTCGCTGTACGTGCTGGACACCATGCTCAACCTCGACGGCGGCCCGAAGCCCGAGATGGTCGCTTCGGACACCGCCTCCTACTCCGACATGGTCTTCGGGATCTTCACCCTGCTCGGATACCGGTTCTCACCACGCATCGCCGACCTCGCGGACCAGCGGCTGTGGCGCGCCACGCTCCCGGGCCAGGCACCGGGCGACTACGGGGCGCTGAACGACGTCGCCCGGCACAAGATCCGTCTGGAGAAGATCACCGACCACTGGGACGACATGGCCCGCGTGGCCGCCTCGCTGGTCACTGGGACGGTACGCGCCTACGACGTGCTGCGCATGCTCACCCGCGACAACGGGGCACCGAACCCGCTCGGGGCGGCGATCGCGGAGTATGGGCGCATCGCCAAGACCCTGCATCTGCTGGCCGTGGTCGACCCGACGGATGAGACCTACCGGCGTTCGATCAACACCCAGCTCACCGTGCAGGAGTCACGGCACCGCCTCGCCAGGGCGATCTTCCACGGCCGGCGCGGGCAGATCTACCAGCGCTACCGCGAGGGCCAGGAAGACCAACTTGGCGCGCTCGGACTCGTGCTCAACGCCGTCGTGCTATGGAACACCCGCTACACCGACGCCGCCGTCACGGCGCTACACAAGGCCGGGCAGGAAATCTCCGAGGTTGACGTTGCCCGCCTGTCTCCGTTGGCCGATCAGCACATCAACATGCTCGGCCGCTATGCCTTCACCGCACCCGCACCCGACGGGCTGAGACCGCTGCAAGACCCCGCAGCCGGGCAGATCGAGCTCTGA
- a CDS encoding SHOCT domain-containing protein gives MMDGYGYGSMMGWTWLFWLLLVIGLVLLVIFAVRAFSGGARDGRSARRILDERYARGEMTTEEYRERLKTLRGET, from the coding sequence ATGATGGATGGATATGGATATGGTTCGATGATGGGCTGGACCTGGCTGTTTTGGCTGCTGTTGGTCATCGGCCTCGTCCTGCTGGTCATCTTTGCCGTGCGGGCTTTTTCCGGCGGGGCTCGCGACGGCAGGAGCGCCCGGCGAATCTTGGATGAACGCTATGCCCGGGGCGAAATGACTACCGAAGAATACCGCGAACGCCTCAAAACCCTTAGGGGCGAAACCTGA